In Methanosarcina siciliae T4/M, one genomic interval encodes:
- a CDS encoding IS1634 family transposase, with protein sequence MVFLRKKLVNGKPYWYIVESARVDGKVKTIFQVYLGSAEKILEMKRQCESLPYDKLRSFDYGKLAALLHVNEELGFIDIVNKHTDKKLIDGLSVGEYLLLDVIGKSHGVLSENGIEEWFKKSPLAFMWKFPHKLNCQNFLNQMNYVDLDTMKKIEDDLCRVLVGKGFTPSIMFVDESNWFTYANNYDDESELLHKGYNKKHRKDKNQICVSLAVNEDNIPFIHETYPGNVHDSEEFSGIVDKIINRLTELNICSEDLVLVFDKGNNSKDNIEKVTSKMSFVGSAKTNQAEELLDVPLSKYECLYKNSKGNKIFGYRTKHQFYGAEYTTVITYNEGTYKLQKSTYETNKSRIIDSLEDLQRRLESSKGKERNRSSVEREVAGIILKKYNSVIKYEIIDALEGKKKPQLKFWIDEENEKKCEKTFGKNVLFTDKQKWQTKKIVKTYNSKNLVEDDFKLLNDHLLVPVGPVYHHKDENIRVHVFLAMAGLLFYRYLAWETKMYGFSLKKLIEKLSEIKIAVVQEKESKKSKIIVEEMDTKQASLFSFLNMEKYLPY encoded by the coding sequence ATGGTATTTTTAAGAAAGAAACTCGTCAATGGGAAACCTTACTGGTATATAGTAGAATCTGCCAGAGTTGATGGAAAGGTAAAAACCATTTTTCAGGTTTATCTGGGTAGCGCAGAAAAAATACTTGAGATGAAAAGGCAATGTGAATCATTGCCCTATGATAAACTTAGATCCTTTGATTACGGCAAGCTTGCCGCACTTCTTCATGTGAATGAAGAACTTGGATTCATTGACATAGTTAACAAGCATACTGACAAAAAATTAATAGATGGATTGAGTGTTGGAGAATACCTCTTACTTGATGTAATCGGAAAAAGTCACGGCGTTTTAAGTGAAAACGGGATTGAAGAGTGGTTCAAAAAATCCCCTTTAGCTTTCATGTGGAAATTCCCGCACAAGTTAAATTGTCAGAATTTTCTGAACCAAATGAATTATGTCGACTTGGATACTATGAAAAAGATTGAAGACGATCTTTGCAGAGTTCTTGTAGGAAAGGGATTTACTCCATCAATAATGTTTGTGGATGAATCAAACTGGTTTACGTATGCTAACAATTATGATGACGAGAGCGAACTGCTTCATAAAGGATATAACAAAAAGCATAGGAAAGACAAAAATCAAATATGTGTTTCGCTAGCTGTAAACGAGGATAACATACCTTTTATTCATGAAACATATCCTGGAAATGTTCATGACTCTGAAGAATTTTCAGGCATAGTAGATAAAATCATAAACAGACTGACTGAATTAAATATCTGTTCTGAAGATCTTGTTCTTGTTTTCGATAAGGGTAACAACTCAAAAGATAACATTGAAAAGGTAACCTCAAAAATGAGTTTTGTAGGATCTGCAAAAACAAATCAAGCCGAGGAGCTTCTCGATGTTCCGCTTTCCAAATATGAGTGTTTATACAAGAATTCGAAAGGTAACAAAATTTTTGGATACAGAACAAAACACCAGTTTTACGGAGCAGAATATACAACCGTAATAACCTACAACGAAGGAACTTACAAGCTTCAAAAGAGCACTTATGAAACAAACAAATCAAGAATAATTGATAGTTTGGAGGATCTCCAGAGAAGATTAGAAAGCAGTAAAGGAAAAGAAAGAAACAGGAGCAGCGTAGAACGTGAGGTTGCAGGAATTATTCTGAAAAAATACAATAGCGTTATAAAATATGAAATAATTGATGCTCTGGAAGGGAAGAAAAAGCCTCAGTTAAAGTTCTGGATTGATGAAGAAAACGAAAAAAAGTGCGAAAAGACGTTTGGGAAGAACGTCCTATTTACGGATAAGCAAAAATGGCAAACTAAAAAGATAGTGAAAACATATAACAGTAAGAATCTTGTTGAAGATGATTTTAAACTGTTGAATGATCACTTGCTTGTTCCTGTAGGACCAGTATATCATCACAAGGATGAAAACATTAGAGTTCATGTGTTTTTGGCTATGGCTGGCCTACTTTTCTACAGATACCTGGCATGGGAGACCAAAATGTACGGTTTCTCTTTGAAAAAGCTCATTGAAAAACTGTCTGAGATCAAGATTGCGGTAGTTCAGGAAAAAGAGTCCAAAAAAAGCAAAATTATTGTGGAAGAAATGGACACAAAACAAGCATCGTTATTTTCTTTTCTAAACATGGAAAAATACCTGCCATATTAA